The following proteins come from a genomic window of Aquimarina sp. MAR_2010_214:
- a CDS encoding M57 family metalloprotease, whose product MKKIKVLALCAIVAGFTTSCEKKEVSNEIQPEAVTKQISKAHIQALHDAGVNDFGATYGTVTHPDGSSEEVIKSGDLSLVIENLAEQRLAEIESGSKQYRTNNLVSSSNRNIRIIGYTGSGYALTSKMRTGLQWAVNNYNALNNTLNFTLSFSASTNADMVVYNNGNSGAGGSAGFPSSGRPYKWVQINAGSNSLSNNAMEHLMGHEMGHCLGFRHTDYAKRRCDNSNEGSGGIGAIHIPGTPTANQWGQSGLDTDSIMISCFDGSEDGEFSSRDRTALNYLY is encoded by the coding sequence ATGAAAAAAATCAAAGTATTAGCGCTTTGCGCTATCGTTGCAGGATTTACGACATCCTGTGAAAAAAAAGAAGTTTCTAACGAAATACAACCAGAAGCTGTTACAAAACAAATTTCAAAAGCTCACATTCAAGCATTGCATGATGCTGGAGTCAATGATTTTGGAGCCACATATGGGACTGTAACGCATCCTGATGGATCATCTGAAGAGGTCATAAAAAGTGGAGATCTTTCTTTGGTGATTGAGAATCTGGCAGAACAAAGACTGGCAGAAATTGAAAGTGGTAGCAAGCAGTACAGAACTAATAATCTGGTATCTAGTAGTAATAGAAATATTAGGATTATCGGGTATACAGGATCTGGATATGCTTTAACCAGTAAAATGCGTACAGGACTTCAATGGGCAGTCAATAATTATAATGCATTGAATAATACTTTAAATTTTACCTTATCTTTTTCAGCATCAACCAATGCTGATATGGTGGTATATAATAATGGTAATTCAGGTGCAGGTGGATCTGCAGGTTTCCCTAGTAGCGGAAGACCATATAAGTGGGTTCAGATTAATGCAGGTAGTAACAGTTTAAGTAACAATGCTATGGAGCATTTAATGGGTCATGAAATGGGACACTGTTTAGGATTCAGACATACTGATTATGCTAAAAGAAGGTGTGATAATAGTAATGAAGGATCTGGTGGTATAGGAGCTATCCATATTCCAGGAACTCCTACTGCTAATCAGTGGGGGCAAAGTGGTTTAGATACAGATTCTATTATGATCTCTTGTTTCGATGGTAGTGAAGATGGAGAATTTAGTAGCAGAGATAGAACTGCTTTAAACTATTTATATTAA
- a CDS encoding ATP-dependent Clp protease adaptor ClpS — translation MSTQEKVLEEVLEKSVDQSNNEIVLYNDDVNTFDHVIETLIYTCEHTPVQAEQCAMLVHYKGKCTVKTGVYEELVPRCSKLLDAGLSAEIV, via the coding sequence ATGAGTACTCAGGAGAAAGTTTTAGAAGAAGTTTTAGAAAAATCTGTTGATCAAAGCAATAACGAGATTGTTTTGTATAATGATGATGTGAATACATTTGACCATGTTATAGAAACTTTGATTTATACTTGTGAACATACACCGGTGCAGGCAGAACAATGTGCTATGTTAGTGCATTATAAAGGAAAATGCACAGTGAAAACTGGTGTTTATGAAGAATTAGTGCCACGGTGTTCTAAATTATTAGATGCAGGTCTTAGTGCAGAAATTGTATGA
- the prmA gene encoding 50S ribosomal protein L11 methyltransferase, which translates to MSNTKYIGYYFKVSPLQPGTEILIAELGYVGFESFVETEDGVNAFIQNTEWEENIIEGIYVLNSGEFDIQYTIEEIEQINWNKEWEKNFNPIVVDDICSVRAPFHEKPNTKYDIIIEPKMSFGTGHHETTHMMIQHILKTDLNGKTVLDMGCGTGVLAILAKMRGAGPTDAIDIDNWCYLNTTENIERNNCEDITAYEGDASLLSGKSYDIIIANINRNILLNDIQQYAKSLNPNGKLFLSGFYKEDLDMITKECAKNHLDFIENIDRNNWIAASYELKLSSN; encoded by the coding sequence ATGTCAAACACAAAATACATTGGGTATTATTTTAAGGTTTCACCACTACAACCGGGTACAGAGATATTAATTGCAGAATTAGGATATGTTGGATTTGAAAGCTTTGTAGAAACCGAAGACGGAGTTAATGCGTTCATTCAAAATACAGAGTGGGAAGAAAATATCATTGAAGGTATTTATGTGTTAAATTCTGGAGAGTTTGATATACAATATACAATTGAAGAAATAGAGCAAATAAACTGGAACAAAGAATGGGAAAAGAATTTTAATCCTATTGTAGTAGATGATATTTGTAGTGTAAGAGCACCATTTCATGAAAAACCAAATACAAAATATGATATTATTATAGAACCCAAAATGTCTTTTGGAACAGGACATCATGAGACTACACACATGATGATTCAACATATTTTGAAAACTGACCTAAACGGTAAAACAGTATTGGATATGGGTTGTGGTACTGGAGTTTTGGCAATTCTTGCTAAAATGAGAGGTGCCGGGCCTACAGATGCTATTGATATTGATAATTGGTGTTATTTAAATACCACAGAAAATATAGAGCGTAATAATTGTGAAGATATCACAGCTTATGAAGGTGATGCTTCCCTTTTATCAGGGAAAAGCTATGATATTATTATCGCTAATATTAATCGTAACATACTACTAAATGATATTCAACAGTACGCAAAATCCCTAAATCCTAATGGAAAATTGTTCTTAAGTGGGTTTTATAAAGAAGATTTAGATATGATTACAAAGGAATGTGCAAAGAACCATCTTGATTTTATAGAAAATATAGATAGAAATAATTGGATAGCAGCATCTTATGAGTTAAAATTGTCTTCTAATTAG
- the tpiA gene encoding triose-phosphate isomerase has protein sequence MRKKIVAGNWKMNKNLAETKTLLSELKTKLNTSSEAEVIVAPTFTNLYGAIEALGSSGVTVAAQNMHEAENGAFTGEISADMLKSIGVETVILGHSERRAYFGETDQLLAKKVNTALQHKMNIIFCFGEELQDRKSDNHFSVVEQQLKNGLFHINKADWKNVVLAYEPVWAIGTGETASPEQAQEMHAFIRKTIANAYDQDTADEVSILYGGSVKPNNAQEIFAKTDVDGGLIGGASLDAENFTAIVNAI, from the coding sequence ATGAGAAAAAAAATTGTAGCCGGAAACTGGAAGATGAATAAGAATCTTGCAGAAACCAAGACATTACTATCTGAGTTAAAAACCAAACTAAATACATCGTCTGAAGCAGAAGTAATTGTAGCGCCTACATTTACCAATCTATATGGAGCAATAGAAGCTTTGGGATCATCAGGTGTTACCGTTGCAGCACAAAATATGCACGAAGCAGAAAATGGGGCATTTACCGGAGAGATTTCTGCAGATATGCTTAAAAGTATTGGAGTAGAGACTGTAATTTTGGGGCATAGTGAGCGTAGAGCTTATTTTGGAGAGACAGATCAATTATTAGCTAAAAAAGTTAATACTGCACTACAACATAAAATGAATATAATTTTCTGTTTTGGAGAAGAATTGCAAGATCGTAAAAGCGATAATCATTTCTCTGTTGTAGAACAGCAATTAAAAAACGGTCTTTTTCATATAAATAAAGCAGATTGGAAAAATGTAGTCCTTGCGTATGAACCCGTTTGGGCAATAGGAACTGGAGAAACGGCATCTCCAGAACAAGCTCAGGAAATGCATGCGTTTATTAGAAAAACTATAGCTAATGCTTATGATCAGGATACTGCAGATGAGGTTTCTATCTTATATGGTGGAAGTGTAAAACCCAATAATGCTCAGGAAATTTTTGCAAAAACTGATGTAGACGGAGGATTGATAGGAGGAGCTTCATTAGACGCAGAGAATTTTACTGCAATAGTAAACGCTATTTAA
- a CDS encoding ABC transporter permease codes for MGSYLINKLGYALLTLLGVVTVIFLLFTILPGDPAQMMLGQNETEEQLKNVKKKYGFDKPLSKQYLYYINDLSPISFHSINPDDFSYFDTKKHKGNQLFKIGDVVTILKFPYLRESLQKNGKKVSDVIKETLPNTAILAVFAICIAIFIGVLLGVISALTKDQWPDKLIQVLSTLGMSVPSFFSSIIFAWLFGYVLQEYTNLNMTGSLYEVDDFGEGSYIQWENLILPAIVLGIRPLAVVSQLMRNSLLEVMGQDYIRTAKAKGLSMFQVIKKHALKNSLNPVVTAISGWFASMLAGAVFVEYIFGWNGLGKEIVNALNTSDLPVIMGAVLVIATMFILINIFVDIIYGWLDPRIRI; via the coding sequence ATGGGTAGTTATCTCATCAATAAATTAGGATATGCATTACTTACTTTATTGGGTGTGGTAACTGTGATTTTTTTGTTGTTTACTATTCTTCCTGGTGACCCCGCTCAGATGATGCTTGGGCAAAACGAGACCGAAGAGCAGTTAAAAAATGTGAAGAAGAAATATGGTTTCGATAAACCATTATCAAAGCAATATCTATATTATATAAATGATCTTTCTCCTATATCATTTCATAGCATAAACCCTGACGATTTTTCGTATTTTGATACTAAAAAACATAAAGGAAACCAACTGTTTAAAATAGGAGATGTTGTTACGATACTTAAGTTTCCATATTTAAGAGAATCATTGCAAAAAAATGGTAAAAAGGTAAGTGACGTAATCAAAGAAACATTACCTAATACAGCGATTCTTGCTGTTTTTGCTATATGTATCGCTATATTTATTGGAGTTTTATTGGGGGTAATAAGTGCTTTGACCAAAGATCAGTGGCCAGATAAATTAATTCAGGTATTAAGTACCTTAGGGATGAGTGTTCCCTCTTTTTTTAGTTCAATTATTTTTGCTTGGTTGTTTGGATATGTACTACAAGAATATACCAATCTAAATATGACTGGTAGTTTATATGAAGTAGATGATTTTGGAGAAGGAAGCTATATCCAATGGGAAAATCTAATTCTCCCAGCCATTGTATTGGGAATACGACCGCTCGCTGTTGTTTCCCAACTAATGCGCAATTCATTACTTGAGGTAATGGGACAGGATTATATTCGTACGGCAAAAGCAAAAGGGCTTTCGATGTTTCAGGTGATAAAGAAGCATGCATTAAAAAATTCTTTAAATCCAGTTGTTACTGCAATTTCAGGATGGTTTGCATCTATGCTGGCTGGAGCTGTGTTTGTAGAATATATATTTGGATGGAACGGATTGGGTAAAGAGATTGTAAACGCCTTAAATACATCAGATCTTCCTGTGATAATGGGAGCTGTATTGGTGATAGCAACTATGTTCATACTAATCAATATATTTGTCGATATTATTTATGGATGGCTTGATCCGAGAATTAGGATTTGA
- a CDS encoding BT_3928 family protein, translating to MKILVSFSRIFVAALFLFSGFIKLNDPVGFSYKLQEYFGEGVLNLEFLIPFALLISIFLVIFEIVLGITLLLGYLPKFTVWSLLLMIAFFTFLTFYSAYFNKVTDCGCFGDALPLTPWESFTKDVILLVLILVLFFGRKYITPIKPFAIHKWVVFATFTACLGFAYYVLMHLPAFDFRAYKEGVNIQEGMEVPEGAPKAEFAYHWKFDVNGEEKIVTTSGDYPKVEGKFIEVETKTVKEGYEPPIHDFAIEKNDTDYTTEFLEKENLILIVTYNLSKSEAEGLYAIKKVTDKAISQGYDVIGLTASTPKDIAQVQQQYSLDFDFYTTDETALKTILRSNPGIVKLEKGTIVKKLHWNDAEKLNLEKVTPSKPKINLILKAQLDSIMKLDQDGRSSGEISWEEQKIVDSTNTIFIEEVFKKYGYPGKTLVGEGTNIAAWLVIQHSDKIGAYLPLIKEAGEKGELDKKSVAMMEDRYLVQQGLEQIYGSQVVNLKSNSLIWPIKDAESVNERRKEVGFTETIEEYSERLLGISYKMYTLEEVKKIKENSNQ from the coding sequence ATGAAAATATTGGTTTCTTTCTCAAGAATATTTGTAGCAGCACTTTTTCTATTTTCAGGATTTATAAAACTAAATGATCCTGTAGGATTTTCATATAAGCTTCAGGAATACTTTGGAGAAGGTGTGCTAAACTTAGAATTTCTAATCCCCTTTGCTTTGTTAATATCGATTTTTTTAGTGATTTTTGAAATCGTATTAGGTATAACGTTACTATTGGGATATTTGCCAAAGTTTACAGTATGGTCATTATTATTAATGATTGCTTTTTTTACGTTTCTCACTTTTTATTCGGCGTATTTTAATAAAGTTACAGATTGTGGGTGTTTTGGTGATGCATTACCTTTAACTCCTTGGGAGTCATTTACGAAAGATGTGATTTTACTGGTTTTAATATTAGTACTGTTCTTTGGAAGAAAATATATAACACCGATTAAACCTTTTGCTATACATAAATGGGTCGTTTTTGCAACTTTTACTGCTTGTTTAGGCTTTGCATATTATGTTTTAATGCATTTGCCAGCTTTTGATTTTAGAGCATATAAAGAAGGGGTTAATATTCAGGAAGGGATGGAAGTTCCAGAAGGAGCTCCAAAAGCAGAATTTGCTTATCACTGGAAATTTGATGTTAACGGAGAGGAAAAAATTGTTACCACTAGTGGAGATTATCCTAAAGTAGAAGGTAAATTTATTGAGGTCGAAACTAAAACTGTAAAAGAAGGATACGAACCTCCAATTCATGATTTTGCTATAGAAAAAAATGACACAGATTATACAACAGAGTTTCTTGAAAAAGAAAACCTTATACTAATTGTAACCTATAATTTGTCTAAAAGTGAAGCCGAGGGGTTATATGCAATTAAAAAAGTTACCGATAAAGCGATATCTCAAGGATACGATGTGATTGGTTTGACAGCTTCTACGCCAAAAGATATAGCACAGGTACAACAACAATATAGCCTTGATTTTGATTTTTATACAACAGATGAAACAGCGTTGAAAACGATATTACGATCTAACCCGGGTATTGTAAAACTTGAAAAAGGAACTATAGTAAAAAAGTTACATTGGAATGATGCAGAAAAACTTAATCTGGAAAAAGTAACCCCTTCAAAACCTAAAATTAATCTGATACTAAAAGCACAGTTGGACAGTATTATGAAGTTGGATCAAGATGGGAGGAGTTCTGGAGAAATTTCTTGGGAAGAACAAAAAATAGTGGATAGCACTAATACAATATTTATAGAAGAAGTCTTTAAAAAGTATGGTTATCCGGGTAAAACTTTGGTTGGTGAAGGGACAAATATAGCTGCATGGTTGGTAATTCAACATTCGGATAAGATTGGAGCATATTTACCTCTTATAAAAGAAGCTGGAGAAAAAGGAGAACTGGATAAGAAATCGGTAGCAATGATGGAAGATCGATATTTAGTGCAGCAAGGATTAGAGCAAATTTATGGCAGTCAAGTAGTGAATTTGAAATCAAACAGTCTAATATGGCCAATCAAAGATGCCGAATCTGTTAATGAGAGAAGAAAAGAAGTTGGTTTTACTGAAACAATAGAAGAATATAGTGAACGCCTTTTAGGTATCTCTTACAAAATGTATACACTAGAAGAAGTAAAAAAAATTAAAGAAAACTCTAATCAATAA
- a CDS encoding DUF1599 domain-containing protein, with protein MQDTSTQYDIIIGNCRDLFSQKMIDYGSAWRILRLPSLTDQIFIKAQRIRSLQENEVRKVNEGEVSEFIGIINYCLMALIQLEKGVAEQPDLSPEEAVILYDKHIGITKELMMNKNHDYGEAWRDLRVSSLTDLIIQKLLRVKQIEDNKGKTLVSEGIDANYQDMINYAVFAMIHLGEVTNN; from the coding sequence ATGCAAGATACATCCACACAATATGATATAATAATAGGTAATTGTCGAGATCTTTTTAGTCAAAAGATGATTGATTATGGAAGTGCGTGGAGAATTCTAAGATTACCATCTTTGACCGATCAGATTTTTATTAAAGCACAGCGAATCAGAAGTCTTCAGGAGAATGAAGTGCGTAAGGTGAATGAAGGAGAAGTTTCAGAATTTATCGGGATTATTAACTATTGTTTAATGGCATTAATACAACTAGAGAAAGGAGTTGCAGAACAACCCGATTTATCTCCAGAAGAAGCCGTTATTTTGTATGATAAGCATATTGGAATTACCAAGGAATTAATGATGAATAAGAATCATGATTATGGAGAAGCCTGGCGTGATTTAAGAGTAAGTTCTCTTACAGATCTTATTATTCAAAAACTACTTAGAGTAAAGCAGATAGAGGATAATAAAGGAAAAACATTGGTAAGTGAAGGGATTGATGCAAACTATCAGGATATGATTAATTATGCAGTGTTTGCTATGATTCATTTAGGTGAAGTAACCAATAATTAG
- the folP gene encoding dihydropteroate synthase, with the protein MTINCKGSLIDLSTPKVMGILNLTPDSFYDGGKYKNEDEILQQVEQMLVEGATFIDLGAYSSRPGADHITIEEEKKRILPIVSLLLNKFPEILLSIDTFRSEIAKSCIEIGAALINDISAGNLDKNMIPTIGTIRVPYIMMHMKGTPKTMKSLNHYDNLIHEMNIYFAEKIAEARKHGVNDIIIDPGFGFAKDTHQNFDLLKNLKLLEVHSLPILAGVSRKSMIYKTLNSAPQEALNGTTSLNTIALLNGATILRVHDVKEAVECIHLVDAYSS; encoded by the coding sequence ATGACAATCAACTGTAAAGGATCATTAATTGATTTATCTACCCCCAAAGTCATGGGTATTCTTAACCTGACTCCAGATTCTTTTTATGACGGAGGAAAATATAAAAATGAAGATGAAATACTACAACAAGTAGAACAAATGCTAGTAGAAGGCGCTACTTTTATTGATCTGGGCGCTTATTCTTCTCGACCAGGAGCAGACCACATTACCATTGAAGAAGAAAAAAAAAGAATCCTACCTATAGTATCCTTATTACTTAATAAATTTCCTGAAATCTTGCTATCAATTGATACATTTAGGAGTGAAATTGCAAAGTCGTGTATTGAAATCGGGGCTGCATTAATAAATGATATTTCTGCTGGGAATTTAGATAAAAATATGATCCCAACGATAGGTACAATAAGAGTTCCATACATTATGATGCACATGAAAGGAACTCCTAAAACCATGAAATCACTAAACCATTATGACAATCTAATTCATGAAATGAATATATATTTTGCAGAAAAAATTGCGGAAGCAAGAAAACATGGTGTAAATGATATTATTATTGATCCGGGATTTGGTTTTGCTAAAGATACACATCAGAATTTCGACCTTTTAAAAAACCTAAAACTCTTAGAGGTACATAGTTTGCCTATACTAGCTGGAGTTTCTCGAAAATCAATGATATACAAAACATTAAATAGTGCTCCGCAAGAAGCATTAAACGGCACTACATCTCTTAATACTATAGCCTTACTTAATGGAGCCACTATCTTAAGAGTGCACGATGTTAAAGAAGCTGTAGAATGTATTCATCTGGTAGATGCTTATTCTAGTTAG
- a CDS encoding diadenylate cyclase, which produces MDLINLRILDILDIVLVAFLLYYVYKLVKGTAAINIFIGIVMIYLVWKLTQFLAMEMLSSVLGEFIGVGMFALIVVFQQEIRKFLLMIGSTNFGRRRKFLRQLKFIRDAPEDSVTNITAIVTACSEMGKTHTGALIIIKRTTSLDFVKTSGDAMEIQVNTPIIESIFYKNSPLHDGAMIIEDNNIVATRAILPVTNDNSMPLRFGLRHRAAVGISEKTDALALVVSEETGKLSYIKNGEFVIFKTEEELIEKIKRDLA; this is translated from the coding sequence TTGGATTTAATAAACCTAAGAATATTAGACATCCTTGATATTGTACTTGTTGCCTTCTTATTGTACTATGTCTATAAGTTAGTTAAAGGTACTGCAGCGATCAATATTTTTATAGGAATAGTTATGATTTATCTGGTGTGGAAACTCACACAATTCCTTGCCATGGAAATGTTGAGTAGCGTTCTAGGTGAATTTATTGGTGTCGGAATGTTCGCTCTAATTGTAGTTTTTCAGCAAGAAATACGAAAATTTCTTTTAATGATTGGCTCCACTAATTTTGGAAGAAGACGTAAGTTTCTGAGGCAATTAAAATTTATTAGAGATGCACCAGAAGATAGTGTTACCAACATAACCGCTATCGTAACCGCATGTAGTGAAATGGGAAAAACTCATACCGGTGCTCTTATTATTATTAAAAGAACCACCTCTTTAGACTTTGTTAAAACCTCTGGAGATGCTATGGAAATACAGGTAAACACTCCAATAATCGAAAGTATCTTTTATAAAAACAGCCCTCTTCATGATGGAGCTATGATCATAGAAGACAATAATATAGTAGCCACTAGAGCCATTCTACCAGTTACCAACGATAACAGCATGCCTTTACGTTTTGGATTAAGGCATCGTGCCGCTGTAGGGATTAGCGAAAAAACTGATGCTTTAGCCTTAGTCGTGAGTGAGGAAACTGGCAAATTATCATATATCAAAAATGGGGAATTTGTGATATTTAAAACAGAAGAAGAATTAATAGAAAAAATAAAAAGAGATTTAGCTTAA
- a CDS encoding DUF3667 domain-containing protein, whose translation MSNLMIISNCKNCGQQIENHNFCPDCGAKKITKRITFKNLISEFVDRFLNLDNSFIKTFIHLFTKPEEVIDGYIHGLRKRYVNAFGYFAITITITGIYAFLVKDRLKEIMSFGDFSEQQAEMQSSIFDTTFQYQSIISFLMIPLLALLSRLVFLNYKKYNLTEHFVIYLYAYSHIVGTMTLILLPLTFMVDNFMFVGMVQFPVYIFYMAYVLKRLYQISLKKILIKTLLFFIYGGILYIIAVIAVFVLMMISGAIELPTK comes from the coding sequence ATGAGTAATTTAATGATTATTTCTAATTGTAAAAATTGTGGACAACAAATCGAAAATCATAATTTCTGCCCTGATTGTGGTGCAAAAAAGATCACAAAACGAATTACTTTTAAAAATCTGATTTCAGAATTTGTTGATCGCTTTCTTAATTTAGATAATTCATTCATTAAAACATTTATTCATCTATTCACAAAACCTGAAGAAGTGATTGATGGTTATATTCATGGACTTAGAAAACGCTATGTAAATGCTTTTGGATATTTTGCAATTACGATAACAATCACAGGAATCTATGCTTTTTTAGTAAAAGATAGGTTAAAGGAAATTATGTCGTTTGGTGATTTTTCTGAACAACAAGCTGAAATGCAAAGTTCAATTTTCGACACTACTTTTCAGTATCAGTCTATAATAAGTTTTTTAATGATCCCGCTACTAGCTTTATTATCCCGACTGGTTTTTTTGAATTATAAAAAATATAACCTAACAGAGCATTTTGTAATCTACTTATATGCCTACTCCCATATTGTGGGAACTATGACATTAATTTTACTCCCATTAACTTTTATGGTAGATAACTTTATGTTTGTAGGTATGGTACAATTTCCAGTGTACATATTTTACATGGCTTATGTTTTAAAGAGGCTTTATCAAATTAGCTTGAAGAAAATCCTAATCAAAACACTACTATTTTTTATCTATGGTGGGATACTTTATATTATTGCAGTAATAGCAGTCTTTGTACTAATGATGATATCGGGAGCCATAGAACTGCCCACCAAATAA
- a CDS encoding ABC transporter ATP-binding protein produces the protein MAEKSGKAFDFKLFRRLITYTNPYRLTFYFVGFSAIVLAILSIINPYLLRETIDRTIIPQDGELLIYFICLMLGVLFLDVITQFLFIYFANWLGQEVIRDIRVKLFEHMLGFKKQYYDRSSVGRLVTRAVSDIETIASIFSQGLFMIISDLLKMLAILCYMLYQSWELALLVFVVLPLVVYATRIFQKKMKVAFEEVRTQVSNLNSFVQERITGMKIVQLFTREETEYSNFKEINEKHKKGWIKTVWYNSIFFPIAEMSSSITIGLIVWFGGLKAAQGDEITLGLVIAFIQLSQILFRPLRQIADKFNTLQMGMVAANRVFAILDTDSKIENKGNQLLEKIRGKITFDDVRFSYVENEEVLKGISLNVEVGETVAIVGATGAGKSTIINLLSRFYEIDSGVISIDDIDIKTIELKSLRSHIAVVLQDVFLFADTIFNNITLNNEDILEEQVYQAAKEIGIHDFIMSLPDGYHYNVKERGAMLSSGQRQLISFLRAYVTNPGVLVLDEATSSIDSHSEQLIQNATNRITKGRTSIVIAHRLATIKKADKIIVMDQGKIVEQGNHNELLQIENGYYRKLYEVQFTNVIE, from the coding sequence ATGGCAGAAAAGAGTGGTAAAGCTTTTGATTTTAAACTTTTCAGACGGTTGATTACATATACTAATCCTTACCGACTGACTTTTTATTTTGTAGGTTTTTCGGCTATTGTGTTGGCTATTTTGTCAATTATTAATCCTTATTTACTTAGAGAGACGATAGATAGAACTATTATTCCTCAGGACGGAGAACTATTGATTTATTTCATTTGTCTGATGCTGGGAGTTTTGTTTCTGGATGTGATCACCCAATTCTTATTTATCTACTTTGCTAACTGGCTGGGGCAAGAAGTAATTCGAGATATCAGAGTGAAGTTGTTTGAACATATGCTTGGCTTTAAAAAACAATATTATGATCGGTCTTCAGTTGGTAGATTGGTTACCAGGGCTGTAAGTGATATTGAAACTATAGCCAGTATTTTTAGTCAAGGATTGTTTATGATTATAAGTGACTTGCTAAAGATGTTAGCTATTTTATGCTATATGTTGTATCAGAGTTGGGAACTTGCATTACTGGTATTTGTTGTATTGCCCTTAGTTGTCTATGCAACAAGGATTTTTCAAAAGAAAATGAAAGTAGCTTTTGAGGAAGTGAGAACGCAAGTTTCTAATCTTAATTCATTTGTGCAGGAACGCATTACCGGAATGAAGATTGTTCAATTATTTACAAGGGAAGAAACCGAATATTCTAATTTTAAAGAAATTAATGAGAAGCATAAGAAAGGTTGGATAAAAACGGTTTGGTATAACTCTATATTTTTTCCTATTGCAGAAATGTCTAGCTCTATAACTATAGGGTTAATAGTTTGGTTTGGTGGACTTAAAGCTGCACAAGGGGATGAGATTACCTTAGGGTTGGTTATCGCATTTATCCAACTCTCTCAAATCTTGTTTAGACCCTTACGACAGATAGCGGATAAATTCAATACATTACAAATGGGAATGGTGGCTGCTAATCGTGTGTTTGCTATTTTGGATACAGACTCTAAAATTGAAAACAAAGGAAATCAGCTATTAGAAAAGATAAGAGGTAAAATTACATTTGACGACGTGCGATTTAGTTATGTTGAAAATGAAGAAGTATTAAAAGGAATCTCTTTAAATGTTGAAGTAGGGGAAACTGTAGCAATAGTAGGAGCAACCGGAGCAGGAAAATCTACAATTATTAATTTATTGAGTAGGTTTTACGAAATAGATAGTGGAGTAATTTCTATTGATGATATCGATATTAAAACTATTGAATTAAAATCATTGCGAAGCCATATAGCTGTGGTGCTTCAAGATGTATTTTTATTTGCAGATACTATTTTTAACAATATCACTTTAAATAATGAAGATATTTTGGAAGAACAGGTGTATCAAGCTGCAAAAGAGATAGGGATTCATGATTTTATCATGAGCCTTCCTGATGGATATCATTATAATGTAAAAGAAAGAGGGGCTATGCTTTCTTCGGGACAACGACAGCTTATTTCTTTTTTAAGAGCCTATGTTACTAATCCAGGTGTTTTGGTGTTAGATGAAGCTACATCATCGATAGATTCGCATAGTGAACAACTAATTCAGAATGCAACAAATAGGATTACCAAAGGAAGAACTTCTATTGTTATTGCTCATCGATTGGCAACGATTAAAAAAGCTGATAAAATTATTGTAATGGATCAAGGTAAGATCGTAGAACAAGGTAATCATAATGAATTACTTCAAATCGAAAATGGGTATTATAGAAAATTATACGAGGTACAGTTTACTAACGTGATTGAGTAA